A genomic region of Rhea pennata isolate bPtePen1 chromosome 14, bPtePen1.pri, whole genome shotgun sequence contains the following coding sequences:
- the CPLX2 gene encoding complexin-2, giving the protein MDFVMKQALGGATKDMGKMLGGEEEKDPDAQKKEEERQEALRQQEEERKAKHARMEAEREKVRQQIRDKYGLKKKEEKEAEEKAALEQPCEGSLTRPKKAIPAGCGDEEEEEEESILDTVLKYLPGPLQDMFKK; this is encoded by the exons ATGGACTTCGTCATGAAGCAGGCGCTGGGCG GGGCCACCAAGGATATGGGGAAGATGCTGGGGGGCGAGGAGGAGAAGGACCCCGACGCgcagaagaaagaggaggagaggcaggaagCGCTGCGCcagcaggaggaggagcggAAAGCCAAGCACGCCCGCATGGAGGCCGAGCGGGAGAAGGTCCGGCAGCAGATCCGCGACAAG TACGGGctgaagaagaaggaggaaaaggaggctGAGGAGAAAGCGGCGCTGGAGCAGCCATGTGAGGGCAGCCTGACGCGCCCCAAGAAGGCAATCCCGGCAGGCTGTGGGGacgaggaggaagaggaggaagagagtaTCCTGGACACCGTGCTCAAGTACCTGCCCGGCCCGCTGCAGGATATGTTCAAGAAGTAA